The Candidatus Methylomirabilota bacterium genome has a window encoding:
- a CDS encoding helix-turn-helix domain-containing protein: protein MPSVGSYLRELRTRRGVSLEEISRSTRVLTSYLEALEADDFEALPAPVFTRGFIRAYCQTLGVAPDEAFAIYDGRAVDAPETKTTPEPHARPAGAAATAEAARRRETAETRSRSAVLAGFVLLVVLGVALFTVTLWLQPAREPRREERAAARAPEPRPAPDVEARPAAETPRPVPAPAMPGPPAGASTGAPPQIAGVTSLYRLVARTSELTWIRVRTQDGRTSEENIPAGETREWVSNRPFILTIGNAGGVAFELNGRPVPRLGPSGAVIERLVLPADVP, encoded by the coding sequence ATGCCGTCCGTCGGCTCCTATCTCCGTGAGCTGCGCACCCGGCGAGGGGTTTCCCTCGAGGAGATCTCCCGCTCCACCCGGGTCTTGACCAGCTACCTGGAGGCGCTTGAGGCCGACGACTTCGAAGCCCTCCCGGCCCCGGTCTTCACGAGGGGCTTCATCCGCGCGTACTGCCAGACGCTAGGCGTCGCGCCGGACGAAGCGTTCGCCATCTACGACGGCCGCGCCGTGGACGCGCCCGAGACCAAGACGACGCCAGAGCCCCACGCGCGCCCGGCGGGGGCGGCCGCCACCGCGGAAGCCGCCCGGCGCCGAGAGACGGCCGAGACCCGGAGCCGCAGCGCCGTGCTCGCAGGGTTCGTGCTGCTCGTCGTGCTCGGCGTCGCGCTGTTCACCGTCACGCTCTGGCTCCAGCCCGCGCGCGAGCCCCGAAGGGAGGAGCGCGCGGCCGCGCGCGCCCCGGAGCCCAGGCCCGCGCCCGACGTCGAAGCGCGGCCGGCCGCCGAGACACCCCGCCCGGTCCCGGCGCCCGCCATGCCCGGGCCTCCCGCCGGGGCCTCGACCGGGGCGCCGCCCCAGATCGCCGGCGTCACGTCGCTCTACCGGCTCGTGGCGCGGACCTCAGAGCTCACGTGGATCCGCGTGCGCACGCAGGACGGCCGCACGAGCGAGGAGAATATCCCCGCGGGCGAGACCCGCGAGTGGGTGTCCAACCGGCCGTTCATCCTCACGATCGGCAACGCCGGCGGCGTCGCGTTCGAGCTGAACGGGCGGCCCGTGCCCCGGCTCGGCCCGAGCGGCGCGGTGATCGAGCGGCTGGTCCTGCCCGCGGACGTCCCGTGA
- the secA gene encoding preprotein translocase subunit SecA produces MIEAVLRAIFGTKHERDVKRMQPAVQAINALEPAAQALDAAGLRARSDEFRKRLTDGEPLDELLPEAFAVCREAARRTVRMRHFDVQLIGGMVLHAGKIAEMATGEGKTLVATLPAYLNGLTGRGVHIVTVNDYLAKRDAQWMGPIFHALGLSVGVIQHEASFLYDPAYVSSDARLTTLRPCTRQEAYRADITYGTNNEFGFDYLRDNMRFTLDELVQRELHYAIVDEVDSILIDEARTPLIISGPADESTDLYFKIDRVIPKLKRAATIVEGKLSEIEEQKAGDFIVDEKARAVALTEEGIATCERLLNVDNLYDPKHINLLHHIQQALRAHALFRRDVDYMVKDGQVLIVDEFTGRLMPGRRWSDGLHQAVEAKEGVRIERENQTLATITFQNYFRMYEKLAGMTGTAETEAEEFGKIYKLDVTVIPTNRTLIRLNHPDVVYKTEREKFNAVTEDIIERSAKGQPILVGTVSIEKSEQLSKLLKKRGVRHEVLNAKYHEREAEIVAQAGREGAVTIATNMAGRGTDILLGGNPDFLAKEILRKRGLEPVTASEADRRTAFEEASRITEPEHGRVVAVGGLHIVGTERHEARRVDNQLRGRSGRQGDPGSSRFYLSLEDDLLRIFGSQRIQTIMERLGMQEGEPIEHRLVTRAIATAQKRVETHHYEIRKHLLEYDDVMNKQREIIYGMRRQILDGESQADTVADWIEDVAVGALDAYAARDAHSEDWDLAALGEALYRQFDVRIPPARYAEVTSRDGLDELVAEAVRERYAARERELGPDLLRALERHEMMIVIDQQWKDHLLSIDHLKEGIGLRGYGQRDPLTEYKKEAFELFQDMVERVKAAVVERLFKVQVVRDAPMELPALTAWADARESRGEMPQEPGRAPVGAARPQAPVRTAAGEKVGRNDPCPCGSGKKYKKCCYLKQ; encoded by the coding sequence ATGATCGAGGCCGTCCTCCGGGCGATCTTCGGCACCAAGCACGAGCGCGACGTCAAGCGCATGCAGCCCGCGGTCCAGGCGATCAACGCGCTCGAGCCGGCGGCGCAGGCGCTCGACGCCGCCGGGCTGCGCGCGAGGTCCGACGAATTCCGCAAGCGCCTCACCGACGGCGAGCCGCTCGACGAGCTCCTGCCCGAGGCGTTCGCCGTCTGCCGCGAGGCCGCGCGACGGACCGTCCGGATGCGCCACTTCGACGTCCAGCTCATCGGCGGCATGGTGCTCCACGCCGGGAAGATCGCCGAGATGGCGACGGGCGAGGGCAAGACGCTCGTCGCGACGCTGCCCGCGTACCTCAACGGGCTCACCGGGCGCGGCGTCCACATCGTCACCGTCAACGACTACCTCGCCAAGCGCGACGCGCAGTGGATGGGGCCCATCTTCCACGCGCTCGGCCTCTCCGTCGGCGTGATCCAGCACGAGGCCTCCTTTTTGTACGACCCGGCCTACGTGAGCTCGGACGCCCGGCTGACCACGCTCCGGCCCTGCACGCGCCAGGAGGCGTACCGCGCCGACATCACGTACGGCACGAACAACGAGTTCGGCTTCGACTACCTCCGCGACAACATGCGCTTCACGCTCGACGAGCTCGTCCAGCGCGAGCTCCACTACGCGATCGTGGACGAGGTGGACTCGATCCTGATCGACGAGGCGCGGACGCCGCTGATCATCTCGGGGCCCGCCGACGAGTCGACGGACCTCTACTTCAAGATCGACCGTGTGATCCCGAAGCTCAAGCGCGCGGCCACGATCGTCGAGGGCAAGCTGTCCGAGATCGAGGAGCAGAAGGCGGGCGACTTCATCGTGGACGAGAAGGCGCGCGCCGTGGCGCTGACCGAGGAGGGGATCGCGACCTGCGAGCGGCTCCTCAACGTCGACAACCTCTACGACCCGAAGCACATCAACCTCCTCCACCACATCCAGCAGGCGCTCCGCGCCCACGCGCTGTTCCGGCGCGACGTGGATTACATGGTGAAGGACGGGCAGGTGCTCATCGTCGACGAGTTCACGGGGCGCCTGATGCCGGGCCGGCGGTGGTCGGACGGCCTCCACCAGGCGGTCGAGGCGAAGGAGGGCGTGCGGATCGAGCGCGAAAACCAGACGCTCGCGACGATCACCTTCCAGAACTACTTCCGCATGTACGAGAAGCTCGCGGGCATGACCGGCACGGCCGAGACGGAGGCCGAGGAGTTCGGGAAGATCTACAAGCTCGACGTCACCGTGATCCCGACGAACCGCACGCTCATCCGGCTCAACCACCCGGACGTCGTCTACAAGACCGAGCGCGAGAAGTTCAACGCGGTGACCGAAGACATCATCGAGCGGAGCGCGAAGGGTCAGCCGATCCTCGTCGGCACCGTCTCGATCGAGAAGTCCGAGCAGCTCTCGAAGCTCCTGAAGAAGCGCGGCGTCCGTCACGAGGTGCTGAACGCGAAGTACCACGAGCGCGAGGCCGAGATCGTCGCCCAGGCGGGCCGCGAGGGCGCGGTGACGATCGCCACGAACATGGCCGGGCGCGGCACCGACATCCTGCTCGGCGGCAATCCCGACTTCCTCGCGAAGGAGATCCTCCGGAAGAGAGGGCTCGAGCCGGTGACCGCGTCGGAGGCGGACCGGCGGACGGCGTTCGAGGAGGCGTCGCGCATCACGGAGCCCGAGCATGGGCGCGTGGTGGCCGTCGGCGGCCTGCACATCGTCGGCACCGAGCGCCACGAGGCGCGGCGCGTGGACAACCAGCTCCGCGGCCGCTCGGGCCGGCAGGGCGATCCGGGCTCGTCCCGGTTCTACCTCTCGCTCGAGGACGACCTGCTCAGGATCTTCGGCTCGCAGCGGATCCAGACGATCATGGAGCGGCTCGGCATGCAGGAGGGTGAGCCGATCGAGCACCGGCTCGTGACGCGCGCGATCGCGACGGCGCAGAAGCGCGTCGAGACGCACCACTACGAGATCCGCAAGCACCTCCTCGAGTACGACGACGTGATGAACAAACAGCGCGAGATCATCTACGGGATGCGGCGGCAGATCCTCGACGGCGAAAGCCAGGCGGACACCGTCGCGGACTGGATCGAGGACGTCGCGGTCGGCGCGCTCGACGCTTACGCGGCGCGGGATGCCCACTCCGAGGACTGGGACCTCGCGGCGCTCGGCGAGGCACTCTACCGCCAGTTCGACGTCCGCATCCCGCCCGCGCGCTACGCGGAGGTCACCTCCCGCGACGGGCTCGACGAGCTGGTCGCGGAAGCGGTGCGCGAACGTTACGCGGCCCGCGAGCGCGAGCTCGGGCCGGACCTGCTGCGGGCGCTCGAGCGCCACGAGATGATGATCGTCATCGACCAGCAATGGAAGGACCACCTGCTCTCCATCGACCACCTGAAGGAGGGGATCGGCCTCCGCGGCTACGGCCAGCGCGATCCGCTGACCGAGTACAAGAAGGAGGCGTTCGAGCTCTTCCAGGACATGGTCGAGCGCGTGAAAGCCGCCGTCGTCGAGCGCCTCTTCAAGGTCCAGGTCGTCCGCGACGCGCCGATGGAGCTTCCCGCGCTGACGGCGTGGGCCGACGCGCGGGAGTCCCGCGGCGAGATGCCGCAGGAGCCCGGCCGCGCCCCCGTGGGGGCGGCCCGCCCGCAGGCTCCGGTGCGGACCGCGGCGGGCGAGAAGGTCGGGCGCAACGATCCGTGCCCGTGCGGGTCGGGCAAGAAGTACAAGAAGTGCTGCTACCTGAAGCAGTAG
- the smc gene encoding chromosome segregation protein SMC, whose protein sequence is MRLESITLHGFKSFGEKTVVKVLPGITGVVGPNGCGKSNISEAVRWALGEQSAKSLRGQRMEDVIFYGSASRKPVGLAEVELMFGNDGVLSVPWTEVAVARRLYRTGESEYLLNRNLARLRDILDLFAGTGANPRAYSVMDQDKLNHVLTAKPHERRIFIEEAAGVARYKQQRNETQGKLDAARQNLVRVRDVMDEVKRQLGSLERQAKKAQQYKALQTEKRDLALALAAADWMARVAEGERLAGEIGRLRDEEQVLRTRSAGLAAREARQRELLQASDHRLADLRQSVQKVQGELERLLERREQMGLQLRELAEEAVRVAEELRVTAERRETVLAERDAGHAGLAEATRQAEERDRAADDLAGRLERLRAALASERDRAEALRLEQARLAGERVDLMRQAGELREREAQLGRRAERLAQELTEVEAEAGRLHAQRARFVEAHDLAQTELGALEGERRQLAARLEGAARRLAEAEGGLADTRLALAARRSSLEALAELERQREGYGAGVRAVFGEGRASGLAGVVGTVADLLEVPPGMERAIEAALGERVQWVVVERFADARAAVDYLRERSLGAATFLPLEHLPSPAGTPADESGVRWAAGSVAAPSASLVHHLLGPVAIVEHLDRAEALWRRNGVVAIYVTPSGEVLGPTGRLHGGGETPASGVQHSLLARKRRLRELDDEVRRLAAGEAQAQTAVAALAEEVTAAREHAARLDQAVHTRRAQCLASEKDLEQAAREHERVQRHLETVRAESRQVELETEETARTLGQLGQRVELAREAEAAHEAAMARSRAAIDAAQVQEATLGGELTACRVELAGATERVDALGRELQRLGDMERDLAERLEQARRRQGQLHDRRAWLAEERERTDAGARDVAIERDRMEGETRLAAEQHEQLAAELRGLEGETRGVEGAIGRLISSVHELDLAATECRIRREELGQDAWRAYGVDEAGLRAGHDPARDLTGVRERVAELEERLAAIGPVNLVADDEYRELDERLTFLRTQHDDLVGSIKDLEKALRGMTRSAQERFAQAFEEINRHFQGIFERLFEGGRAELRLVEAEEGGDPLDTGVDLMAQPRGKRLQSVTLLSGGERALTGLALLFAIFYFRPSPFCVLDEVDAPLDDANIHRFLKVLRELTSQTQFLVITHNRKTMEAADVLYGVTMEEPGLSKLVSVNLNAQ, encoded by the coding sequence ATGCGCCTCGAATCGATCACCCTGCACGGGTTCAAGTCGTTCGGCGAGAAGACCGTGGTGAAAGTGCTGCCCGGGATCACGGGCGTCGTCGGGCCGAACGGCTGCGGGAAGAGCAACATCTCCGAGGCGGTGCGCTGGGCCCTCGGCGAGCAGAGCGCCAAGTCGCTGCGCGGACAGCGGATGGAGGACGTGATCTTCTACGGCTCCGCCTCGCGCAAGCCCGTCGGGCTCGCCGAGGTCGAGCTCATGTTCGGGAACGACGGCGTGCTCAGCGTGCCATGGACCGAGGTCGCGGTCGCCCGCCGCCTCTACCGGACGGGCGAGAGCGAGTATCTCCTCAACCGGAACCTCGCGCGCCTGCGGGACATCCTCGACCTCTTCGCCGGCACGGGCGCGAACCCCCGCGCCTACTCGGTGATGGACCAGGACAAGCTGAACCACGTCCTCACCGCCAAGCCCCACGAGCGCCGCATCTTCATCGAGGAGGCGGCGGGCGTCGCGCGCTACAAGCAGCAGCGGAACGAGACGCAGGGCAAGCTCGACGCCGCCCGCCAGAACCTCGTGCGCGTCCGGGACGTGATGGACGAGGTGAAGCGGCAGCTCGGCTCGCTCGAGCGCCAGGCGAAGAAGGCGCAACAGTACAAGGCGCTGCAGACCGAGAAGCGCGACCTGGCGCTGGCGCTCGCGGCGGCCGACTGGATGGCGCGCGTCGCCGAGGGCGAGCGGCTCGCGGGCGAGATCGGGCGGCTGCGCGACGAGGAGCAGGTTCTCCGGACGCGGAGCGCGGGGCTCGCCGCGCGGGAGGCGCGCCAGCGCGAGCTCCTCCAGGCGAGCGACCACCGGCTCGCCGACCTGCGGCAGTCGGTCCAGAAGGTCCAGGGCGAGCTCGAGCGGCTCCTCGAGCGCCGCGAGCAGATGGGCCTGCAGCTCCGCGAGCTCGCGGAGGAGGCGGTGCGGGTTGCCGAGGAGCTCCGGGTCACGGCGGAGCGGCGCGAGACGGTGCTGGCCGAGCGCGACGCCGGCCACGCGGGGCTCGCGGAGGCGACCCGCCAGGCGGAGGAGCGCGACCGGGCGGCGGACGACCTCGCGGGGCGCCTCGAGCGGCTTCGCGCGGCCCTCGCCTCCGAGCGCGACCGCGCCGAGGCGCTTCGACTCGAGCAGGCGCGGCTCGCCGGCGAGCGCGTCGACCTCATGCGCCAGGCAGGCGAGCTCCGCGAGCGCGAGGCGCAGCTCGGGCGTCGGGCCGAGCGCCTCGCCCAGGAGTTGACCGAGGTCGAGGCGGAGGCCGGACGGTTGCACGCGCAGCGCGCCCGCTTCGTCGAGGCGCACGACCTGGCCCAGACCGAGCTCGGCGCGCTCGAGGGCGAGCGCCGGCAGCTCGCCGCGCGCCTCGAGGGCGCGGCCCGGCGCCTCGCCGAGGCCGAGGGCGGGCTCGCGGACACGCGCCTCGCGCTCGCGGCCCGGCGGTCGAGCCTCGAGGCGCTGGCCGAGCTCGAGCGCCAGCGCGAGGGCTACGGCGCCGGCGTGCGCGCCGTCTTCGGCGAGGGGCGCGCCAGCGGTCTCGCGGGGGTGGTCGGCACGGTCGCGGACCTCCTGGAGGTTCCGCCGGGGATGGAGCGCGCGATCGAGGCGGCCCTGGGCGAGCGGGTCCAGTGGGTGGTCGTCGAGCGCTTCGCCGACGCCCGCGCCGCGGTCGACTATCTGCGCGAGCGCTCGCTCGGCGCCGCCACGTTCCTCCCGCTCGAGCACCTGCCGTCGCCCGCGGGCACGCCCGCCGACGAGTCGGGCGTGCGCTGGGCGGCGGGGAGCGTCGCCGCGCCCAGCGCGAGCTTGGTGCACCACCTCCTCGGGCCCGTCGCGATCGTCGAGCACCTGGACCGCGCGGAGGCCCTCTGGCGCCGCAACGGCGTGGTGGCGATCTACGTCACTCCCTCGGGCGAGGTCCTGGGGCCGACGGGCCGCCTGCACGGCGGCGGCGAGACCCCGGCGTCCGGAGTCCAGCATTCGCTGCTTGCGCGCAAGCGCCGGCTCCGCGAGCTCGACGACGAGGTGCGGCGGCTCGCGGCGGGCGAGGCTCAGGCGCAGACGGCCGTGGCGGCGCTCGCCGAAGAAGTCACGGCGGCCCGCGAGCACGCCGCGCGGCTCGACCAGGCGGTCCACACCCGTCGGGCGCAGTGTCTCGCGAGCGAGAAGGACCTGGAGCAGGCGGCGCGCGAGCACGAGCGCGTCCAGCGCCACCTCGAGACGGTCCGCGCGGAGTCGCGGCAGGTGGAGCTCGAGACGGAGGAAACCGCGCGGACGCTCGGCCAGCTGGGCCAGCGCGTCGAGCTCGCGCGCGAGGCCGAGGCGGCCCACGAGGCCGCGATGGCGCGGAGCCGCGCGGCGATCGACGCCGCGCAGGTGCAGGAGGCGACGCTCGGCGGCGAGCTCACGGCGTGCCGCGTGGAGCTCGCCGGGGCGACGGAGCGCGTGGACGCGCTCGGCCGCGAGCTCCAGCGCCTTGGCGACATGGAGCGCGACCTCGCCGAGCGGCTCGAGCAGGCCCGGCGGCGGCAGGGCCAGCTCCACGACCGGCGCGCCTGGCTCGCCGAGGAGCGCGAGCGCACGGACGCGGGCGCGCGCGACGTCGCGATCGAGCGCGACCGGATGGAGGGCGAGACGCGGCTCGCGGCCGAGCAGCACGAGCAGCTCGCCGCCGAGCTGCGCGGGCTGGAAGGCGAGACGCGCGGCGTCGAGGGCGCGATCGGGCGGCTGATCTCGAGCGTCCACGAGCTCGACCTGGCCGCGACCGAGTGCCGCATCCGCCGCGAGGAGCTCGGGCAGGACGCGTGGCGTGCCTACGGGGTCGACGAGGCCGGGCTCCGTGCGGGTCACGATCCGGCGCGTGACCTCACGGGCGTGCGCGAGCGCGTGGCGGAGCTCGAGGAGCGCCTCGCGGCCATCGGCCCGGTGAACCTCGTCGCCGACGACGAGTACCGCGAGCTCGACGAGCGTCTCACGTTCCTCCGGACCCAGCACGACGACCTCGTCGGGTCGATCAAGGACCTCGAGAAGGCGCTCCGCGGGATGACCCGGAGCGCGCAGGAGCGCTTCGCCCAGGCCTTCGAGGAGATCAACCGCCACTTCCAGGGGATCTTCGAGCGGCTGTTCGAGGGCGGGCGTGCCGAGCTGCGGCTCGTGGAGGCCGAAGAGGGCGGCGACCCGCTCGACACGGGCGTGGATCTGATGGCCCAGCCGCGCGGCAAGCGGCTGCAGTCCGTGACGCTCCTGTCCGGTGGCGAGCGTGCGCTCACCGGGCTCGCCCTGCTCTTCGCCATCTTCTACTTCAGACCGAGCCCCTTCTGCGTGCTGGACGAGGTGGATGCGCCGCTCGACGACGCCAACATCCACCGCTTCCTCAAAGTGCTCCGTGAGCTGACGAGCCAGACGCAGTTCCTCGTCATCACCCACAACCGCAAGACCATGGAAGCCGCCGACGTCCTGTACGGCGTCACCATGGAGGAGCCCGGGCTCTCCAAACTCGTGTCGGTCAACCTGAACGCTCAGTAA
- the recN gene encoding DNA repair protein RecN — MLRELRIRNFAVIESVTAPFGPGLNVLSGETGAGKSMLIDAILLVRGARAQTDVIRTDAETATVEAVFDAEPRGPVADVLDEAGLALEDGQLVVRRELARGGRHRAFVNDSPVTVALLERLGDHLVEVHGQHEHQRLLEPARQLELLDRFADAEDLRERVASLVAKYRAAREAVERTRAAERDRAQREDQLRFQVSELDGARLRPGEEEELRGERRRAQHAERLLAGIVEAAALLADDEGSAAARIHRAARLLTDLGRLDPAFTGPVETLDAAAIQLDEALARIRALRDAVSVEPGRLEAVDERLDALTRLKRKYGDTEQAMLAFRDRAAAELDRLGRHEEILAEQERLLAELHAELAEAADELSERRSAAGERLAPQVERELRALGMERAVFRIALERGALDDVSPRGLDRAEFRLSTNPGEELRPLARVASGGELSRAMLALKTVLAKADRVPTMVFDEVDAGIGGRVAAVVAQKLAGAAEGRQVLCVTHLAPIAARAHHHLRVAKSVRAGRTRVSAELLAGEARVEEVARMLGGARVTDTARGHARELLGAASGGR, encoded by the coding sequence ATGCTGCGCGAGCTGCGCATCCGGAACTTCGCCGTGATCGAGTCCGTCACGGCGCCGTTCGGCCCCGGCCTGAACGTCCTGAGCGGCGAGACCGGGGCCGGCAAGTCCATGCTGATCGACGCGATCCTCCTCGTGCGGGGCGCCCGCGCCCAGACCGACGTGATCCGCACCGACGCCGAGACCGCCACCGTGGAGGCGGTCTTCGACGCCGAGCCCCGCGGCCCGGTGGCGGACGTCCTGGACGAGGCGGGGCTGGCCCTCGAGGACGGCCAGCTCGTCGTGCGCCGCGAGCTCGCGCGCGGGGGCCGCCACCGGGCCTTCGTCAACGACTCGCCGGTGACCGTGGCGCTGCTCGAGCGGCTCGGCGACCACCTCGTCGAGGTCCACGGCCAGCACGAGCACCAGCGGCTCCTCGAGCCCGCGCGCCAGCTCGAGCTGCTCGATCGGTTCGCCGACGCCGAGGACCTCCGCGAGCGCGTCGCCTCCCTCGTCGCGAAGTACCGGGCGGCCCGCGAGGCGGTCGAGCGCACGCGCGCGGCGGAGCGGGACCGGGCGCAGCGCGAGGACCAGCTGCGCTTCCAGGTCTCCGAGCTCGATGGCGCCCGCCTCCGGCCCGGCGAGGAGGAGGAGCTGCGCGGGGAGCGGCGCCGCGCCCAGCACGCGGAGCGCCTGCTCGCCGGGATCGTCGAGGCCGCCGCGCTTTTGGCGGACGACGAGGGCTCGGCGGCGGCGCGCATCCATCGGGCCGCGCGGCTCCTCACCGACCTCGGGCGCCTCGACCCCGCCTTCACCGGGCCCGTGGAGACGCTCGACGCGGCCGCCATCCAGCTCGACGAGGCGCTCGCACGGATCAGGGCGCTCCGCGACGCCGTGAGCGTGGAGCCCGGGCGGCTCGAGGCGGTCGACGAGCGCCTGGACGCGCTGACGCGGCTCAAGCGCAAGTACGGCGACACGGAGCAGGCGATGCTTGCATTCCGCGACCGGGCGGCGGCCGAGCTCGACCGCCTCGGGCGTCACGAGGAGATCCTGGCGGAGCAGGAGCGGCTCCTGGCCGAGCTGCACGCCGAGCTCGCCGAGGCCGCCGACGAGCTCTCCGAGCGTCGCAGCGCCGCGGGCGAGCGCCTGGCGCCCCAGGTCGAGCGCGAGCTGCGCGCCCTCGGGATGGAGCGCGCGGTGTTCCGGATCGCCCTCGAGCGCGGTGCCCTGGACGATGTCTCGCCGCGCGGCCTCGACCGCGCGGAGTTCCGGCTCTCGACGAACCCGGGCGAGGAGCTCCGCCCGCTCGCGCGCGTGGCGTCCGGCGGCGAGCTCTCGCGCGCGATGCTCGCGCTCAAGACGGTGCTGGCCAAGGCCGACCGCGTGCCCACGATGGTCTTCGACGAGGTGGACGCGGGCATCGGCGGGCGGGTCGCCGCCGTGGTGGCGCAGAAGCTCGCCGGCGCCGCGGAGGGGCGACAGGTCCTCTGCGTGACCCACCTGGCGCCGATCGCGGCGCGCGCGCATCACCACCTGCGCGTCGCCAAGAGCGTGCGGGCGGGCCGCACCCGCGTGAGCGCCGAGCTCCTCGCGGGCGAGGCGCGCGTCGAGGAGGTCGCGCGGATGCTGGGCGGCGCGCGAGTCACGGACACCGCGCGCGGCCACGCGCGTGAGCTGCTCGGCGCCGCGAGCGGCGGGCGCTGA
- the ftsY gene encoding signal recognition particle-docking protein FtsY, whose translation MTFLSGLGARLREGLRRSQEYLAGGLGAVLAPERPIDETLYAELEELLIAADLGAALAADFTNRAREEVMFGTVTRADQLRPLFRRFLLDTLAAAAQPLSLDHRPAVVLMLGVNGAGKTTTAAKLAAALKGSGRHVLLAAADTFRAAAIEQLERWGERIGVEVIHQAAGSDPAAVVFDAVKAAAARGADALIVDTAGRLHTKSNLMEELAKLKRVIARQLPGAPHESLMVLDAPTGQNGFAQARVFHEAIGLSGVALTKLDGTAKGGIVVRIVRELRIPVKLIGVGERVEDLQTFEAEAFVDELVPPS comes from the coding sequence GTGACCTTCCTCTCCGGTCTGGGCGCGCGCCTGCGCGAGGGGCTCCGGCGCTCCCAGGAGTACCTGGCGGGCGGCCTCGGCGCGGTCCTGGCACCCGAGCGGCCGATCGACGAGACGCTCTACGCGGAGCTCGAGGAGCTCCTGATCGCGGCCGACCTGGGCGCCGCCCTCGCGGCCGACTTCACGAACCGCGCGCGCGAGGAGGTCATGTTCGGGACGGTCACCCGCGCGGACCAGCTGCGCCCGCTGTTCCGCCGCTTTCTCCTCGACACGCTCGCCGCGGCGGCCCAGCCCCTGAGCCTCGACCACCGGCCGGCCGTCGTCCTCATGCTCGGCGTGAACGGCGCGGGCAAGACGACGACGGCGGCGAAGCTCGCCGCCGCGCTCAAGGGCTCCGGGAGGCACGTCCTCCTGGCGGCGGCCGACACGTTCCGCGCCGCCGCGATCGAGCAGCTCGAGCGCTGGGGCGAGCGCATCGGTGTCGAAGTGATCCACCAGGCCGCGGGCTCCGACCCCGCGGCGGTCGTCTTCGACGCGGTGAAGGCGGCGGCGGCGCGCGGCGCCGACGCGCTCATCGTGGACACCGCGGGACGCCTCCACACGAAGTCGAATCTCATGGAGGAGCTCGCGAAGCTCAAGCGCGTCATCGCGCGCCAGCTGCCGGGGGCGCCCCACGAGTCGCTGATGGTGCTGGATGCGCCGACGGGGCAGAACGGCTTTGCCCAGGCCCGCGTGTTCCACGAGGCGATCGGGCTCTCGGGCGTGGCGCTGACGAAGCTCGACGGCACCGCCAAGGGCGGGATCGTCGTCCGGATCGTCCGCGAGCTCCGGATCCCGGTCAAGCTGATCGGCGTCGGCGAGCGCGTCGAGGACCTCCAGACCTTCGAGGCCGAGGCCTTCGTGGACGAGCTGGTGCCGCCGTCGTGA